In Entomomonas moraniae, one DNA window encodes the following:
- a CDS encoding GDSL-type esterase/lipase family protein, whose amino-acid sequence MKKLKQLVGIMLIVGFAFPAAVYAVESSPVINFHEPNLFKLKNKLVNVKNKVAPPDSVLRITQLGDSHTAADIFTGALRQSFQQDYGSAGIGWISPINVYGQRNTQVYYNALDWTLTSSRSTVANDYPMGGFIATPAVANAQLTISYNVDEKPSLWNATFLVKQLKKGKPLKLVDGMNYEVVLDTKGQTGWQYVSAFVMLPLTITAESAESAKLGGIWLEKNGAPGVVVSPVALNGAKQSIWTHWRRDWTNDLAKIKSDLIIIAYGTNEAFETPFNAVRYKQFLIDSIKEIRKKSPTSVILIVSPPDSMLRNKIRRGASCQAMQPPNLSIIRKVQKEVAKQQHTLYWDWSAVMGGMCGMRNWVAKGLGNKDHIHLTANGYQQSADQLYKSLSEVLR is encoded by the coding sequence ATGAAAAAACTAAAGCAGTTGGTAGGTATAATGCTGATAGTAGGGTTTGCTTTCCCTGCTGCAGTGTACGCAGTAGAATCATCTCCTGTTATAAATTTTCATGAACCTAATCTTTTTAAGTTAAAAAATAAACTGGTTAATGTTAAGAATAAAGTAGCACCTCCTGACTCTGTTTTAAGAATTACTCAGCTAGGTGACTCTCATACAGCAGCGGATATTTTTACGGGCGCTTTGAGGCAAAGTTTTCAACAAGATTATGGTAGTGCCGGTATTGGCTGGATTAGCCCCATCAATGTGTATGGTCAGCGTAATACACAGGTCTATTATAATGCACTGGATTGGACATTAACTTCAAGCCGCTCAACGGTTGCTAATGACTATCCCATGGGAGGTTTTATTGCCACCCCTGCAGTTGCCAATGCACAATTAACAATCAGCTATAATGTAGATGAAAAGCCTAGTTTATGGAATGCTACGTTCTTAGTGAAGCAATTAAAAAAAGGAAAACCACTGAAATTAGTGGATGGTATGAATTATGAGGTTGTGCTTGATACAAAAGGGCAAACAGGTTGGCAATATGTAAGCGCTTTTGTAATGCTTCCTCTAACAATTACGGCTGAATCTGCTGAATCTGCAAAGTTAGGTGGTATTTGGTTAGAAAAAAATGGTGCTCCAGGGGTTGTGGTGTCGCCAGTTGCTTTGAATGGCGCTAAGCAGTCGATTTGGACGCATTGGCGTCGTGATTGGACTAATGATTTAGCTAAAATAAAAAGTGACCTTATTATTATTGCTTATGGTACAAACGAAGCATTTGAAACTCCTTTTAATGCAGTGAGATACAAACAGTTTTTAATAGACAGTATCAAGGAGATTCGTAAGAAGTCCCCAACCAGTGTCATTTTAATTGTTTCTCCCCCAGATAGCATGCTAAGGAATAAGATTAGGCGGGGTGCTTCGTGTCAAGCTATGCAACCTCCGAATTTATCTATTATTCGTAAGGTTCAGAAAGAAGTCGCTAAACAACAGCATACCTTGTATTGGGATTGGTCCGCCGTGATGGGGGGGATGTGTGGTATGCGAAATTGGGTTGCTAAAGGGTTAGGTAATAAGGACCATATACACTTAACAGCTAACGGTTATCAGCAGAGTGCTGATCAACTTTATAAATCACTGTCTGAAGTGCTAAGATAA
- the trpB gene encoding tryptophan synthase subunit beta, producing the protein MPLSYNAPDTNGLFGSFGGRYVAETLMPLVLDLDKAYIAAKNDPEFLKELAYFQRDYIGRPSPLYFAERLTKYCGGAQIYFKREELNHTGAHKINNCIGQILLAKRMGKTRIIAETGAGMHGVASATVTARFGLPCTVYMGSTDINRQQPNVFRMKLLGAEVIPVQSGTGTLKDAMNEALRDWVTNVADTFYLIGTVAGPHPYPAMVRDFQSIIGKETKQQMLEKQGKLPDSVIACVGGGSNAIGIFYPFIDDQFVQLIGVEAGGHGVKTNKHAASLTGGAPGVLHGNRTYLLQDNDGQIIDAHSISAGLDYPGIGPEHSWLHEIKRAEYVAINDDEAMDAFQICCRQEGIIPALESAHALAEAIKRAPNLPKDHLMVVNISGRGDKDMQTVMNYIKEHQL; encoded by the coding sequence ATGCCATTATCCTATAATGCCCCAGATACCAACGGTTTGTTTGGTTCCTTTGGTGGCCGTTATGTCGCCGAAACATTAATGCCTCTAGTCTTAGATCTAGATAAAGCATACATAGCTGCAAAAAATGACCCTGAATTCTTAAAAGAGCTTGCCTACTTTCAACGGGATTATATTGGTCGCCCCAGCCCGCTTTACTTCGCTGAACGCCTCACAAAATATTGTGGAGGAGCACAAATTTATTTCAAACGCGAAGAATTAAACCATACTGGGGCACATAAGATTAATAATTGTATAGGCCAAATTCTTTTAGCCAAACGCATGGGAAAAACCCGCATCATTGCAGAAACTGGTGCAGGAATGCATGGAGTGGCCTCTGCAACCGTTACAGCACGTTTTGGTTTACCTTGTACAGTATATATGGGCTCTACTGACATTAACCGTCAGCAACCAAATGTTTTTCGGATGAAGTTATTAGGTGCTGAAGTCATTCCTGTTCAATCGGGGACTGGAACACTCAAAGATGCCATGAATGAAGCACTACGTGACTGGGTAACAAATGTCGCTGACACCTTTTATCTCATTGGGACTGTCGCTGGCCCCCACCCCTATCCAGCAATGGTTCGGGATTTTCAATCTATTATTGGAAAAGAAACTAAGCAGCAAATGCTAGAAAAGCAAGGAAAACTTCCTGATAGTGTTATTGCCTGCGTTGGTGGTGGTTCCAATGCTATAGGTATATTTTATCCTTTTATTGATGACCAGTTTGTCCAATTGATCGGGGTAGAAGCAGGTGGTCACGGGGTAAAAACAAATAAACATGCGGCTAGCCTAACAGGTGGAGCACCAGGGGTGCTACACGGTAACCGTACTTATTTACTACAAGATAACGATGGACAGATCATCGATGCTCACTCAATCTCCGCTGGGTTAGACTATCCAGGAATAGGTCCAGAGCACTCGTGGTTACATGAAATAAAACGTGCAGAATATGTAGCCATCAATGATGATGAAGCCATGGATGCTTTTCAAATTTGTTGTCGCCAAGAAGGGATTATCCCTGCTCTTGAGTCAGCTCATGCGTTAGCAGAGGCAATTAAGCGTGCGCCTAACTTACCTAAAGATCATTTAATGGTCGTAAATATCTCTGGGCGTGGAGATAAAGACATGCAAACTGTTATGAATTATATTAAGGAACATCAATTATGA
- the ispD gene encoding 2-C-methyl-D-erythritol 4-phosphate cytidylyltransferase, whose translation MVKHSILYPMKNNQLPSFWVVIPAAGIGSRMRSTIPKQYFTLGNLTVLEHTLACFLDHPQLLGIVVCLSKDDQCWSELSVSKHPLIQVAEGGGERADSVLSGLMALSEQAKPDDWILVHDAARPNLTREDLDKLLFVVSKDTVGGLLATPARDTLKQIDSQGRVIKTLDRKVIWQALTPQMFHFQQLTCALQHARKMGMIITDEASAIEAMGFSPLLVEGRSDNLKITHPEDLQWLVPYLVTTK comes from the coding sequence ATGGTGAAACACTCTATATTGTACCCAATGAAAAATAATCAATTGCCTTCTTTCTGGGTCGTTATTCCTGCGGCTGGGATTGGTAGTAGGATGCGCTCAACTATTCCAAAACAGTATTTTACATTAGGTAATTTAACCGTTTTAGAGCATACCCTTGCTTGCTTTTTAGATCATCCCCAGTTATTGGGTATTGTTGTTTGTTTATCAAAAGATGATCAGTGTTGGTCAGAATTGTCTGTGAGCAAGCATCCTTTGATTCAAGTCGCTGAGGGTGGGGGAGAGCGTGCTGATTCAGTTTTGTCTGGGCTTATGGCTTTATCTGAACAAGCCAAACCAGATGACTGGATACTTGTCCATGATGCGGCAAGACCTAACTTAACTAGAGAGGATCTAGATAAGCTACTATTTGTTGTTAGTAAGGACACCGTGGGTGGGTTATTAGCAACACCTGCTAGGGACACGCTTAAACAGATAGATAGCCAAGGTCGTGTTATAAAAACATTAGATAGGAAGGTGATCTGGCAGGCATTGACTCCTCAAATGTTCCATTTCCAACAATTAACCTGCGCGTTACAACATGCACGTAAAATGGGAATGATCATTACGGATGAAGCATCTGCTATTGAAGCGATGGGATTCTCTCCGTTATTAGTTGAGGGGCGTAGTGATAATTTAAAAATAACCCATCCTGAGGATCTTCAATGGTTAGTACCTTATTTAGTAACAACAAAATAG
- a CDS encoding RCC1 domain-containing protein has translation MTSTTRSRTPLDKAIEDVLNQGKCYGFIEDPDSESDWLNLTNYLNQNNRLNTVTEINLPTGIVFYHIASQNKNTPIYLFTPRATGKMTVTVDGKGSFIPDLKVNNTGSQQSLGDDFYELSFNVTAGTTYSVTLNKPLNASGLYNIVARVEKATPSPLTMPNLISEGDLITTGAAIDKKGDVYVWGFRGSAQQGNGKQNVNMKEKSQKVNGLSNAIQIVGGAYHLLALCITDSAKNSGDVWGWGQNLYGEAGSQATYVSTPQKVLSDAVQISAGEYCSAALDTSGRVWTWGHNAYGQLGNGSKKNSRVPVQVNLGGEVARLVGSAYEGGFAVTSQGHVWAWGDNEASGLGFKGTNYGVQQIITTPTRVTNLDQYADQIIYISGGNGWGEALLCDGTVIGWGLRASLGCGSPSTANSSDQPVVIMTGVRQLFARYVGSCALTEDGRIFTWGQTEGSAFRWIYGNEPTLHHTVDCPIKRIGGGKEHLFYETEDGKLYGVGYNDLYKLNQKQLGAPHIKWPGSEITLY, from the coding sequence ATGACAAGTACTACAAGAAGTAGAACGCCTCTTGACAAAGCTATTGAAGATGTTCTAAACCAAGGCAAGTGTTACGGCTTTATTGAGGATCCTGATTCAGAATCAGACTGGCTTAACTTAACCAATTATTTAAATCAAAATAATAGATTAAATACAGTAACCGAAATTAATCTACCAACAGGCATCGTTTTTTATCATATTGCATCACAAAACAAAAACACACCAATCTATCTATTTACACCTCGTGCTACAGGTAAAATGACAGTTACAGTTGATGGCAAAGGTAGTTTTATTCCCGATCTAAAAGTTAATAATACTGGAAGTCAACAATCGCTTGGTGATGATTTCTACGAACTAAGTTTTAATGTAACGGCAGGTACTACCTACTCAGTTACACTAAACAAACCTCTTAATGCTAGCGGCCTCTACAATATTGTTGCTCGTGTAGAAAAAGCCACACCATCACCTTTAACTATGCCCAATTTAATTTCTGAAGGTGATTTAATCACCACGGGTGCCGCTATTGATAAAAAAGGAGATGTTTATGTATGGGGATTCCGTGGATCAGCCCAACAAGGAAACGGCAAACAAAACGTAAACATGAAAGAAAAGTCACAAAAGGTAAATGGGCTATCTAACGCAATTCAAATCGTAGGTGGTGCATATCATTTATTGGCTTTATGTATAACTGACTCCGCTAAAAATTCTGGGGACGTATGGGGTTGGGGGCAAAATCTATATGGTGAAGCAGGTAGCCAAGCAACTTATGTATCAACGCCACAAAAAGTTCTATCCGATGCCGTACAAATCAGTGCAGGAGAATACTGTTCTGCTGCACTTGACACTTCAGGAAGAGTTTGGACTTGGGGACATAATGCCTATGGCCAACTTGGAAACGGCTCTAAGAAAAATAGTCGAGTTCCTGTACAAGTAAATTTAGGTGGAGAAGTAGCTCGCTTAGTCGGCTCTGCTTATGAAGGCGGGTTTGCAGTAACATCTCAAGGCCATGTATGGGCTTGGGGCGATAATGAAGCGAGTGGTTTAGGATTTAAGGGTACAAATTATGGAGTCCAACAAATCATCACCACGCCAACACGCGTTACAAACTTAGATCAATATGCTGACCAAATCATCTATATCTCAGGTGGTAACGGTTGGGGTGAAGCATTATTATGTGACGGAACAGTAATCGGATGGGGGCTAAGAGCCTCTCTGGGTTGTGGTTCACCTAGCACTGCGAACTCAAGCGATCAACCCGTCGTTATTATGACAGGCGTACGACAATTATTTGCCCGCTATGTTGGCTCATGCGCTCTCACTGAAGATGGTAGAATCTTTACATGGGGACAGACTGAAGGTAGCGCATTTAGATGGATCTATGGTAATGAACCTACGTTACATCATACTGTAGACTGCCCAATTAAAAGAATTGGTGGCGGTAAAGAACATCTATTTTATGAAACAGAAGATGGTAAGCTATATGGTGTTGGTTATAATGATCTATATAAATTAAATCAAAAACAATTAGGTGCACCACATATCAAATGGCCCGGTAGTGAGATAACGCTTTACTAA
- a CDS encoding MBOAT family O-acyltransferase, whose translation MSYLSIEFSVAFPIFFLLYWILIKKPALQNVLLLIASYAIVATFDIKFLAILVTYSVVLYVLSFPIYYSKKRNGLWLALAISVAIINLCFFKYFDFFRVQVQSMVNTLGIDYAIPGVEILLPIGISFYTFHSISYLVSLRKKEISIPSPLDFALFLSFFPSLIAGPINRAKDFLPQIQVEQPREVGSYNKAFVLVLLALIKVLCLNTVLADNFVDPVFANPSSYNSLDILLGVYGYALQIFFNFSGYTDLVTAIALLLGFQLPKNFNMPYFANNLRDFWQRWHMSLSSWIRDYIYIPLGGSRKGFGRTQVNLFIAMTLSGLWHGASFAFIIWGIIHAIGVVLLNIGDRYLGRNYLTNFSPWLARFITFQYVCVAWVFFRSATLSDSLELFSAFVYNVTSVALSFNIFLYFPLLLLAFFAYPFLAKLPPLLIQLLDRVSWVYLPIVWVIILLLVLTTAPAGIPNFIYASF comes from the coding sequence GTGAGTTATTTATCGATAGAGTTTAGTGTTGCCTTTCCGATCTTTTTTTTATTGTATTGGATACTCATTAAAAAGCCTGCCCTCCAAAATGTATTGCTGTTAATAGCAAGCTACGCTATTGTCGCAACATTTGATATAAAATTTCTAGCTATCTTAGTAACATATAGTGTAGTTTTATATGTTTTGTCATTTCCTATTTATTATAGTAAAAAAAGAAACGGCCTTTGGTTAGCTTTGGCGATTTCAGTAGCTATCATTAACTTGTGCTTTTTTAAATATTTTGATTTTTTTAGAGTACAAGTACAATCCATGGTTAACACATTAGGCATAGATTATGCTATTCCGGGTGTTGAAATTTTATTACCCATTGGTATTTCTTTTTATACTTTTCACTCGATTAGTTATCTAGTGTCTTTGCGAAAAAAAGAGATTTCTATTCCTTCACCGCTTGACTTTGCATTATTTTTATCTTTTTTTCCTAGTTTAATTGCCGGCCCTATCAACAGAGCGAAAGACTTTTTACCACAGATTCAAGTGGAACAGCCAAGAGAAGTTGGTAGTTATAATAAGGCATTTGTGTTGGTTTTATTAGCCTTAATAAAGGTGCTTTGCTTAAACACAGTCTTAGCAGATAATTTCGTGGATCCAGTTTTTGCTAATCCAAGTAGCTATAATTCATTAGATATTTTATTGGGTGTCTATGGGTATGCATTACAAATCTTTTTTAATTTTTCGGGTTATACCGATCTTGTGACAGCGATCGCCCTTTTATTGGGGTTTCAGTTACCTAAAAACTTCAATATGCCTTATTTCGCTAATAATTTAAGAGATTTTTGGCAGCGTTGGCATATGAGCCTTTCATCTTGGATAAGGGACTATATCTATATTCCTTTGGGAGGAAGTCGTAAAGGTTTTGGCCGTACACAGGTTAACTTGTTTATTGCTATGACTTTATCGGGTTTATGGCATGGTGCTAGTTTTGCTTTTATCATTTGGGGTATTATTCATGCTATCGGTGTAGTACTGCTAAATATAGGGGATCGTTATTTAGGACGAAATTACTTAACCAATTTTTCACCATGGTTGGCGCGTTTTATTACTTTTCAATACGTTTGTGTTGCTTGGGTGTTTTTTAGGTCTGCAACATTATCGGATTCTTTGGAGCTATTTAGTGCCTTTGTATATAACGTTACAAGTGTTGCATTGAGTTTTAATATATTTCTATATTTTCCGCTACTATTGTTGGCTTTTTTTGCTTATCCTTTTTTGGCAAAGCTACCTCCGTTATTGATTCAGTTATTAGATCGAGTTTCTTGGGTATATTTACCCATTGTTTGGGTCATTATTTTGCTATTGGTTTTAACGACAGCACCAGCGGGTATTCCTAACTTTATTTATGCAAGTTTCTAG
- the ftsB gene encoding cell division protein FtsB: MPHFFRSPYWLFVLLLALLVGLQHRLWFGENGIYQTAELRKKIEAQQLENKKLLEKNQRLEAEVVELKKGTETIEEKARHDLGMVKDGETLYIVPNEK, encoded by the coding sequence ATGCCACATTTTTTTCGTAGTCCTTACTGGTTATTTGTGTTGCTATTAGCCTTATTGGTTGGCTTGCAACATCGGCTATGGTTTGGTGAAAATGGAATTTATCAGACAGCAGAGTTAAGAAAAAAAATTGAAGCACAGCAACTAGAAAATAAGAAACTATTAGAAAAGAATCAACGTTTAGAGGCTGAAGTTGTAGAGTTAAAAAAAGGTACTGAAACAATTGAGGAAAAGGCTAGGCACGATTTAGGCATGGTTAAAGATGGTGAAACACTCTATATTGTACCCAATGAAAAATAA
- a CDS encoding fimbrial protein has product MKLLALSALLATSLTPVAFAADQANVLHFQGRVTSQTCNVSLNGNPGTTVVVMPTIAEAALATTGTTAGDTPFTLEFTNCSGKVNAKILFAGQYFNFAGRLLNTGTAKNLSIQVTDSLSNSIINFNDPNNTMSSQVDISSGTATIPFVAKYYAESPVSAGTVLASTNYEVVYE; this is encoded by the coding sequence ATGAAACTCCTTGCGCTTAGTGCCTTATTAGCAACTAGTTTAACTCCTGTTGCGTTCGCAGCAGATCAAGCTAACGTTCTACATTTTCAAGGTCGAGTAACGAGCCAGACATGTAATGTTTCTCTTAATGGAAATCCAGGAACAACCGTCGTAGTAATGCCTACCATTGCAGAAGCAGCCTTAGCAACCACTGGAACCACTGCTGGGGATACCCCTTTTACTTTAGAGTTTACTAACTGCAGTGGCAAAGTAAATGCTAAAATATTATTTGCTGGGCAATACTTCAATTTTGCTGGTCGTTTACTCAATACTGGAACAGCTAAAAATCTTTCAATTCAAGTTACAGATAGTTTAAGCAACTCTATTATTAACTTTAATGATCCTAATAATACTATGTCATCACAAGTAGATATTTCCAGCGGAACAGCTACTATCCCATTTGTAGCAAAATACTATGCAGAATCTCCTGTTTCTGCTGGAACAGTATTAGCATCTACAAATTATGAGGTAGTTTACGAGTAA
- a CDS encoding cation diffusion facilitator family transporter yields MITTKQTTLIKMAAVASVTTAIVLLLIKAVVWWFSGSVSLLAGLADSALDSLASLLNLIAITIALRPADFNHRFGHGKAEALAGLAQSVFILISALFICWEGIKHLINPVAIENTHWGIVVMAFSLMVTLILVSFQRHVIKQTGSTAITADSLHYKTDILVNISILCALFLSLYGWQGFDAIFGILISFYILWSALEVGKEAVEILMDKELPKKVTDEMIQIAKSIPQVINVHDLKTRKSGTQWFIQLHVELASTMTLDEAHRHCIVVRKLLQERWPSSDVIIHADPR; encoded by the coding sequence ATGATAACGACAAAACAAACCACTTTAATAAAAATGGCAGCGGTAGCTTCTGTTACAACTGCTATTGTACTTTTATTAATCAAGGCGGTTGTTTGGTGGTTTAGTGGTTCAGTTAGCTTATTAGCAGGATTAGCAGATTCTGCATTAGATAGTTTAGCTTCATTACTCAATTTAATAGCGATTACTATTGCTTTAAGGCCCGCCGATTTTAATCATCGTTTTGGACATGGGAAAGCGGAAGCTTTAGCCGGATTGGCTCAGTCTGTCTTTATCTTGATTAGTGCGCTCTTCATCTGTTGGGAAGGTATCAAGCATTTAATTAATCCTGTTGCAATAGAGAATACTCATTGGGGTATAGTTGTGATGGCCTTTTCTTTAATGGTTACGTTGATTTTAGTTAGTTTTCAGCGTCATGTTATTAAACAAACAGGTTCAACAGCGATCACAGCAGATTCATTACATTATAAAACTGATATTTTAGTTAATATCAGTATCTTATGTGCACTATTTCTCAGCCTATATGGTTGGCAAGGTTTTGATGCAATTTTTGGTATATTAATTAGCTTTTATATTCTTTGGAGTGCTTTGGAAGTAGGAAAAGAGGCAGTAGAGATTTTGATGGATAAGGAGTTACCAAAAAAAGTAACAGATGAAATGATACAGATTGCTAAATCAATACCACAAGTCATCAATGTGCATGATTTAAAAACACGTAAATCAGGAACGCAATGGTTTATCCAGCTACATGTTGAACTTGCCTCAACAATGACACTGGATGAAGCACACCGTCATTGTATTGTGGTAAGAAAATTATTACAGGAGCGTTGGCCATCATCTGATGTAATAATACATGCAGATCCTAGATAA
- the trpA gene encoding tryptophan synthase subunit alpha codes for MSRIANCFIKLKEKKQTALITFITAGDPNYQISLSLLQKLPDAGADIIELGMPFTDPMADGPTIQKASLRALKNGQTLLKTLEMVTTFRQSNQHTPIVLMGYFNPIHHFGAENFTKAAKQAGVDGLIIVDLPAEHDTDLCVYAQNEGIDFIRLATPTTDDQRLPRVLSNSSGFVYYVSVAGITGAGSATNEQIGEAIKRLHRHTSLPICVGFGIKTTEQARNIAKLADGVVVGSAFVNLIEKAETDQTAINDVLSLCSDLSNAIKK; via the coding sequence ATGAGCCGTATTGCTAACTGTTTTATAAAGCTTAAAGAAAAAAAGCAAACTGCTCTGATTACTTTTATCACTGCAGGTGATCCAAACTATCAAATATCACTTAGTTTACTGCAAAAACTACCAGATGCAGGTGCTGATATTATCGAATTAGGAATGCCTTTTACTGATCCTATGGCAGATGGGCCCACCATTCAAAAAGCATCACTACGCGCTTTAAAAAATGGACAAACCTTATTAAAAACATTAGAAATGGTAACTACTTTTAGACAAAGTAACCAACATACGCCTATCGTTTTAATGGGTTATTTTAATCCCATCCACCATTTTGGGGCAGAAAATTTTACCAAAGCAGCTAAACAAGCTGGTGTCGATGGATTGATTATTGTTGATCTACCAGCTGAACATGATACAGATCTTTGTGTATATGCACAAAATGAAGGTATCGACTTTATTCGCCTTGCGACCCCCACTACTGATGATCAACGTCTTCCAAGAGTACTAAGTAATAGTTCAGGATTTGTTTACTACGTTTCTGTCGCAGGAATTACAGGAGCGGGAAGTGCAACTAATGAACAAATCGGCGAGGCTATCAAAAGACTCCATCGACATACATCACTCCCTATCTGTGTAGGCTTTGGTATCAAAACCACAGAGCAAGCAAGAAATATAGCAAAATTAGCTGATGGTGTCGTAGTAGGTTCTGCGTTTGTCAATCTTATTGAAAAAGCAGAAACAGATCAAACTGCCATTAATGATGTGTTATCACTATGTAGTGATTTATCTAACGCAATAAAAAAATAA
- a CDS encoding DUF2388 domain-containing protein, with protein MMKKLLYIMLALSTLLITSNAYAIDQTKDVLNITTRAFGRSLDFTSDTTTSTRDKFKLVEIAKQDAAAYVGSGGKIQGPYLTKAFEIIRADYPQAKNMSDIELAKAILAI; from the coding sequence ATGATGAAGAAACTATTATATATAATGTTAGCATTATCAACACTATTGATTACATCTAATGCCTATGCTATTGATCAAACAAAAGATGTTTTAAATATTACCACCAGAGCATTTGGTCGAAGCCTTGATTTTACTTCAGATACAACTACATCAACTCGAGATAAATTTAAGTTAGTTGAGATAGCAAAGCAAGATGCAGCCGCTTATGTTGGGTCAGGTGGAAAAATCCAAGGACCTTATTTAACAAAAGCATTTGAAATTATCCGTGCAGATTATCCTCAAGCAAAAAATATGTCAGATATAGAGTTAGCAAAAGCGATATTAGCGATATAG
- a CDS encoding DUF2388 domain-containing protein, which yields MKYLITTLGLMSAICTLPALAFESTTDIVVRSLYATQQVSSSFSNDKIILAAQGDAATFIATKGEIRGAHIEAAINKIRTQYPDLKITDIELAEAILAQ from the coding sequence ATGAAATATTTGATAACCACATTGGGACTAATGAGTGCGATATGCACTTTGCCTGCATTGGCTTTTGAATCCACTACGGATATTGTTGTACGTTCATTATATGCTACTCAACAGGTTAGCTCTAGCTTCTCTAATGACAAGATTATTCTTGCTGCTCAAGGCGATGCAGCAACTTTTATTGCCACTAAGGGAGAAATTCGTGGTGCTCATATTGAGGCAGCAATTAATAAGATACGTACACAGTATCCAGACTTGAAAATAACCGATATCGAGTTAGCAGAAGCTATACTTGCTCAATAG
- a CDS encoding SGNH/GDSL hydrolase family protein, which produces MMVANKKFLKAFYLLIVTMLLLLWLEQRSINAYWIQTYHRNSPLAVFDYSDVWRKGGDIASFLNSHLDVIQNEMKDVNEEIVIGFNDKLFESLEHYFDGGVKYKLLLDMPAMFRTDIFYVIPQKPFIDIVALEGQRKVNEVSSKDNLLVINKKEELETKEDSRLLIEKGQKVFFVGDSLMQGVAPHAMRILLKQHGIESINLSKQSTGLSYPKFYNWPEVAKDTFIKNPDIKLMVVFMGPNDPWDFPVARSKRFFKFKTPEWEGVYRARIQQLINAATDHGAKVLWVGAPNVKSDKLNEGMIYLNTIYLSQVTIAKQHYTISNDVLGMFDNKFVKFMQIPNRGNVTLRTDDGTHFTTIGQKRIADKIISLLRFVDATEPLDK; this is translated from the coding sequence ATGATGGTAGCTAATAAGAAATTTTTAAAAGCATTTTATTTATTGATAGTAACCATGCTGTTGCTTTTATGGCTAGAACAACGCTCAATAAACGCTTATTGGATACAGACATATCACCGAAATAGCCCTTTAGCTGTTTTTGACTATAGTGATGTTTGGCGTAAGGGTGGAGATATTGCTAGTTTTTTGAACTCTCATCTAGATGTCATACAAAATGAAATGAAAGATGTCAATGAAGAGATTGTTATTGGTTTTAATGATAAACTCTTTGAATCCTTAGAACATTATTTTGATGGAGGAGTAAAATATAAGTTACTCCTCGATATGCCTGCGATGTTTCGTACAGATATATTTTATGTCATTCCACAAAAACCGTTTATTGATATCGTTGCACTGGAGGGGCAACGAAAAGTAAATGAAGTATCTTCTAAGGATAACCTATTAGTTATTAACAAAAAAGAAGAGCTGGAAACCAAGGAAGATTCACGATTATTAATTGAAAAAGGGCAAAAAGTTTTTTTTGTGGGCGACTCTTTAATGCAAGGCGTAGCTCCTCATGCGATGAGAATTCTTTTAAAGCAGCATGGTATTGAAAGTATTAATTTAAGTAAGCAAAGCACAGGGTTATCCTATCCTAAATTTTATAATTGGCCCGAAGTGGCAAAAGATACCTTTATAAAAAATCCTGATATTAAATTAATGGTTGTTTTTATGGGGCCAAACGATCCATGGGATTTCCCTGTGGCTAGGAGTAAAAGGTTTTTTAAATTCAAAACTCCAGAATGGGAGGGAGTATACCGCGCACGCATTCAACAACTTATTAATGCGGCTACAGATCATGGAGCTAAAGTGCTATGGGTTGGCGCCCCTAATGTTAAAAGTGATAAGTTGAATGAGGGGATGATATACCTTAATACAATTTATCTGTCACAAGTAACTATAGCCAAGCAACATTATACAATTTCTAATGATGTTCTCGGTATGTTTGATAACAAGTTTGTTAAGTTTATGCAAATACCCAATCGGGGAAATGTAACATTACGAACTGATGATGGAACGCATTTCACAACGATTGGGCAAAAGCGTATAGCAGATAAAATTATATCTTTATTGCGCTTTGTAGATGCTACGGAGCCTCTAGATAAATGA